Below is a window of Neofelis nebulosa isolate mNeoNeb1 chromosome 8, mNeoNeb1.pri, whole genome shotgun sequence DNA.
AGAAGGCAGAGTTTGGGAGTCCAGGCTGCAGAATAGTGCGGTcccacatacataaaataaaaggaaacacattcGTGTATGTCCAGTTTAAGGGACTATTTTACAAGTGGTTGCCTCTGGAGTGGGGTAGGAAGTATTTcatttgatttccttctttccttttggatTCTGCGCAGATTGCTTGTATACCTTTTTCAGTTTGAAACGACAAATTCTCATCGACCATTCCCTCCTCATTCGGAGAAGGTGCATCCTCAGaagagcccccccctcccccataggaACCCCCTGCGGTCAGCAGTGACCTCTGCCTGGTCAGAGATAGGACTACTGGGTCAGGGTGTTGGCACGTGTCCTGAAGACAAGCAAGGAAGACACAAAAGTgacctctgaattttttttattggcCTCCCGTTCCCCAAAGGGTAGCCTGCTTCTGCTGCTTCAACGCCTCAGAACTTTGGTGTCGTTGGTCTCAGACACCACTTTGCCGTCCACGATCCTGCGGGTGGTGGTCTTCTGGATGGTTTGAAAGGAGTTGCTGGTATCCAGGGCGTCACTAAGACTGTCACAGAAAACCAAGCCCCAGTTACAAACAGCTCGCAGAGTAGAAGGGAgtcaaggaagaggaggaaaaatgcCTCCTGATCCCTGCCTCTATCTCCACACTCCGTTTGGCTGCTTCCTCCAGAAAAGGGAAACCCAAAGCCAAACTCCACGTGTGCTCTAAGTACGGCTGGGGCAATACTCAGTCTGTTCTCTTCTCCAGGGAGGGAGCCTCTGAAGCTCTTACTCCCTTGGAGACGCAGGAGCCCGCACAGAGCACCGGCCCAGCGCTCAGTGGACACCGATGCGCAGGGatgaggggggcggggtgggttACAAAAGCTCAGGCTTTGGGGAGAAGTGTATCCTGACCCCAGCTCgtgagggtgggaggagagccCCATTTACCTGAAGTCCTCCCCGTCTTCCAGCAGGCGACGGTAGGTGGCGATCTCAGCCTCCAGCTTGACCTTGACATTGAGCAAGGCCTCGTACTCCTGGGCCTGCCGCTGCCCCTCTGTCCGGGTCTGGGACAGCTCTGACTCCAGGTGCAGCAGGACCCCGTTGAGCTGCTCCATCTGCAAGGTGTAGCGGGCCTCCACCTCCCTCAAGCTGTTCTCGAAGCTGGCCTTCTGCAGGGgcgcagagaggaggggagggtgagccCCGAGATGGGGTGGAGGGAGTGTCTCcacagatttttcagcagaacaGTCCAAATCCCATGACCGTTCATCCCTTCACTCTCGGAAATGTCTTCGAGAACTTAGGGTGTGCCAGATACTAGGGTCGTGGGTAGGAGCAGTGGGAAAATGCAAAGAGAAACCACCCTTTCTGAGCATAAGGGACTTAAAATGGAAGGGGGTAGGATTTGGGCTGAGATAGGACTGGGTCTGAGGCTGACAGAGGGCGGGACCAAGAGTAGTTGGGGCAGGTGATGTGAGGACTCTCACCAGGTTTCTCATCGAGTCCAGGTTGATCTCCAAGGACTGGACCGTGCGTCTCAGGTCCTTGAGGGTCTTCTCAGCTTCTGCTATCTCAGCAGTCTGGGAGGTGATCACTGTGGTGCTCTCCTCAATCTGCAGGGACAGGATAGTCCTCAGGTCCCTCCTCCTCCGTCTGCTTCCCTTCCACACCCTCAGTCCTCTGCTCCTAGCCTGGCACCCATCCCTTCCCTTCGTGCACCTGCTGGGACCAGTACTTGTCCAGCTCCTCTCGGTTCTTCTTAGCCAGCTCTTCATACTGGGCCCGGATGTCCGCCATGATCTTGCTGAGGTCCTGAGATTTGGGGGCATCCAACTCCACGGTCAACCCCGAGTTGGCAATTTGGTTTTGTAGACCCTTTACTTCCTGAAGGAGAGAGGACCAGAGTGAGGAAAGAGGGGACTCGGGTCCAGAACTCCAGGAAGGCTCCACCTCTGCAACTGTCTCTTGCAGGAAGCCTGCGGGGTCAGTTGGAGACAGGACCAGAGAAGACTCTCGGTGTTGTGCTCTGCCCGATGCCAGGTCTGGGCTTTCTACTCCAGATGGAAAAAACGGCACCACTCACTATCACCCACAGGTGGTTTCTCTCTTCTCACTTTGCTCTGTCCCTGCATCCACCCTCCTTCCACAAACCTGCTCCTCAAAcgttcttccaggaagccctgccGGCTCCACCTGCTCTCACTCCCCCCTCAGCCCTCACCCTTAGTGCTAGCTGCTTCTACCTTTTGTCCTCACCTCGCTCTCTCACCCATGTCCTCTTGACCCCCTCACGCTGTCATTCAGGTGACCCACTGAGTATGGCAGCCGTGTGATTCAGAAGAGCCCAGGCTGGGAGTTCCAGGCTTCCCTGTAAGCTACTTACAGGTGACCCGGCCCATCTATTCCCCCACCCAGACTTGTTTGGCCCCCTGCTTGCCTCCTCATGGTTCTTCTTCATGAAGAGCAACTCTTCCTTGAGAGCCTCGATCTCTGTCTCCAGCTGCAGCCGAGTGACATTGGTGTCATCAATGACCTTGCGGAGCCCATGGATGTCACTCTCCACGGACTGGCGCATGGCCAGCTCCGTCTCATACCTGTGGGGGTGGAGGCGATCAGAGGGGCCTCATTTCTATTCCAGAACCTTCACGGGCCATGCCACCTAATAGCGCCCCTCTGGCCATTGCAAACTATGGAGTTTGCAGTGACCTGATTTTGACTCAGCAACCTGAGTCAAGATCAGGTGCTAATCCTCTGGGCAGTGTTCTTGGCACCTGGGGGACAGTATTCTTTAACTGcgttacatgaatgaataaactgatgGAGCTTAACTCTCTCTTATCCACCCAGCTCCGACCACAGCTGAAGATCCCACTGTGAGCCCCTACCTGACCCAGCCTGTAACAGACCGTTCTTGGCCCCACCCTCAGCTCCCTAGCACCCTGAGGCTTACTTGACCCTGAAGTCATCAGCAGCAAGACGGGCATTGTCAATCTGCAGAACGATGCGGGCATTGTCCACAGAATTTGCAAAGATCTGGGGGATTGTAGAGAGGTTGCTCCATAAATGGGAAATCAACGATGGGCTGAGTATGGGAAGGTGTTATG
It encodes the following:
- the KRT18 gene encoding keratin, type I cytoskeletal 18 → MSFTTHSIFSSNYRSVGSVQGSNHRVRPVSSAASVYAGAGGSGSRISISRSSSFRSGWGSGGMAAAMTGALAGIGGIQGEKETMQDLNDRLASYLERVRSLEADNQRLEIKIREHLEKKGPQVRDWGHYFKTIEELRAQIFANSVDNARIVLQIDNARLAADDFRVKYETELAMRQSVESDIHGLRKVIDDTNVTRLQLETEIEALKEELLFMKKNHEEEVKGLQNQIANSGLTVELDAPKSQDLSKIMADIRAQYEELAKKNREELDKYWSQQIEESTTVITSQTAEIAEAEKTLKDLRRTVQSLEINLDSMRNLKASFENSLREVEARYTLQMEQLNGVLLHLESELSQTRTEGQRQAQEYEALLNVKVKLEAEIATYRRLLEDGEDFSLSDALDTSNSFQTIQKTTTRRIVDGKVVSETNDTKVLRR